The proteins below come from a single Lactobacillus johnsonii genomic window:
- a CDS encoding lipopolysaccharide assembly protein LapA domain-containing protein: protein MNKQRNLVIGLIIVLVLVIFACLNTEPVAINFGFFQPKMPLIIVLVIMLLLGALVSLLIGKGEKVSPDVKKALAKQKKELDNKYRSEIESRDKQIAELKKVNNSEATK, encoded by the coding sequence ATGAATAAGCAAAGAAATTTAGTAATTGGACTAATTATCGTTTTAGTGCTTGTGATTTTTGCATGCCTAAATACTGAACCTGTAGCGATTAATTTTGGCTTTTTCCAACCTAAAATGCCTTTAATCATCGTCTTAGTGATTATGCTTCTATTAGGTGCTTTAGTATCACTTTTGATTGGCAAAGGAGAAAAAGTTTCTCCCGATGTAAAAAAAGCACTAGCAAAACAGAAGAAAGAATTAGATAATAAATATCGGAGTGAAATTGAATCTAGAGATAAACAAATAGCTGAATTAAAAAAAGTTAATAATTCTGAAGCTACAAAATAA
- a CDS encoding DNA polymerase III subunit alpha, which yields MGAVSLQNLSGFTLLESPTKVKNLAENAKKKGYSAIALTDINITYGLVDFYKAAKDVGIKPLLGMQLRINGLIDEANKYDLIVIAKDDQGYKNILRLSSAVNLLTENGEKENVLTFEDLKKYLGHLILITPSNLHSELKMLQINNPKMGANYLRKLQDSLPSSSSMYLGVYADSGQQEYINYIRSLATQFSLPLTAVEDGQYLNRNEQFLRRTLQAIKTNTHLENIEQLAKQAGSHYLKNSEELQVSYRKFDIEDALKNAEEIGEICTAEIKFQDPQLPKFKQNKFPTSKEYLHALAQEGLAKRFNNKIPAQYQKRLDYELQVINEMGFDDYFLIVWDVMNFAHSVHITTGPGRGSAAGSLVSYALRITEVDPIEYNLLFERFLNPARQQMPDIDLDIPDNRRDEVIKYMFEKYGMNHAAQILTFGTLAAKQVLKDVCRVFGLNKVETYRWLDAIPHSKGKITLAEAYQKSKELQLLVNTNELSKILFATAEHLENLPRHYSIHAAGLVITDDSLAEIVGLQAGPLGIPVTQQTKSNVESLGLLKIDFLGLRNLTILGNIVAALRADGININPNHIPLDDQETLDLFQRGDTDAVFQFESDGIKRVLEQLHPDSFEDIVAVNALYRPGPINNIDHFINRKHGKERVQYPDPSLKKILGTTYGVLVYQEQVMQTAQVLAGFSLGEADLLRRAMSKKNADVIQRERAKFIEGAIKLGRKKETAEKVYDYIAQFANYGFNRSHAVAYSKIAFWLAYFKVHYPGAFYLALLNSNMGNRNKIAQYLMQAQEAGIKILPPDIENSKADFSLENGKILVGLKAIRGLRSDLLKQILEIKRPIKSMTDFLWKIDNNLLSADAVENLIKAGTFDRLAPNRNELLKINKDLVESVKMAGSNLSLFETLEPKVEEEKMPTAAEKSAMEVEAMGFSTGINPIIAVQKYARKFNAKRLQVFESNEQGIAVGKLMKVKPITTKKGDNMAFAVFSDTSGEKDFTIFPQVWEKVGENLKIGKIYLLQVRTQSDRFNPNKIQFLLSNARQVNFKD from the coding sequence ATGGGAGCGGTTAGTTTACAAAATTTAAGCGGTTTTACTCTACTTGAGAGTCCAACTAAAGTTAAAAATTTGGCTGAAAATGCTAAGAAAAAAGGCTATTCTGCGATTGCTTTAACCGATATCAATATTACTTATGGCTTGGTCGATTTTTATAAGGCAGCAAAAGATGTCGGAATTAAACCTTTGTTAGGGATGCAACTTAGAATTAATGGTTTAATTGATGAAGCTAATAAGTATGATCTCATTGTAATTGCAAAAGATGACCAGGGATATAAAAATATTTTACGTTTATCTAGTGCAGTTAATCTTTTAACTGAAAATGGCGAAAAAGAAAATGTTTTAACTTTCGAAGATTTAAAAAAATATCTCGGCCATTTAATTCTAATTACTCCAAGCAATTTACATAGTGAACTAAAAATGTTGCAAATTAATAATCCTAAAATGGGAGCAAATTATTTACGAAAGCTGCAAGATTCTCTTCCGAGCTCATCTTCCATGTATTTGGGAGTCTATGCGGATTCCGGACAGCAAGAATATATAAATTATATTCGCTCACTGGCTACACAATTTAGCTTACCTCTAACTGCTGTAGAAGATGGACAGTACCTTAACCGTAATGAGCAATTTTTAAGACGTACACTTCAAGCAATTAAAACTAATACTCATTTAGAAAATATAGAACAGTTGGCTAAACAAGCTGGTTCACACTATTTGAAAAATAGTGAAGAATTGCAGGTAAGTTATCGGAAGTTTGATATTGAAGATGCATTGAAGAATGCAGAAGAAATTGGAGAAATCTGTACTGCAGAAATTAAATTTCAAGATCCGCAACTTCCAAAATTTAAACAAAATAAGTTTCCTACTTCAAAAGAATATTTGCATGCTTTAGCTCAAGAGGGTCTTGCAAAAAGATTTAATAATAAAATTCCCGCTCAATATCAAAAAAGACTTGATTATGAATTACAAGTAATTAATGAAATGGGATTTGATGATTATTTTCTCATTGTGTGGGATGTAATGAATTTTGCACATAGTGTCCATATTACAACAGGTCCAGGGAGAGGATCAGCAGCTGGATCTCTTGTTTCTTATGCCCTTAGAATTACTGAAGTGGATCCAATTGAATATAATTTGCTGTTTGAACGTTTCTTAAATCCGGCTCGTCAGCAAATGCCTGATATTGACTTAGATATTCCAGACAATCGGCGGGATGAAGTAATTAAGTACATGTTTGAAAAGTACGGGATGAATCATGCAGCCCAGATTTTAACGTTTGGTACTTTAGCGGCAAAGCAGGTTTTAAAAGATGTTTGTCGTGTTTTTGGATTAAATAAGGTCGAAACCTATCGTTGGTTAGATGCCATTCCGCACTCTAAGGGAAAAATCACCTTAGCTGAGGCCTATCAAAAATCAAAAGAATTGCAGCTACTAGTGAATACGAATGAATTGAGTAAAATTTTATTTGCGACCGCCGAGCATTTAGAAAATTTACCAAGGCACTATTCAATTCATGCGGCTGGTTTAGTAATTACTGATGATTCCCTAGCTGAAATCGTAGGACTTCAAGCAGGTCCCCTAGGAATTCCCGTAACTCAACAGACAAAATCGAATGTTGAATCACTAGGTTTGTTAAAGATTGACTTCTTGGGATTAAGAAATTTAACGATTTTAGGGAATATTGTTGCAGCTTTAAGAGCGGATGGAATTAACATAAACCCTAACCACATTCCTCTGGATGATCAAGAAACACTTGACTTGTTTCAACGCGGGGACACGGATGCAGTGTTTCAGTTTGAATCTGATGGGATTAAGCGTGTCCTTGAACAACTTCATCCAGATAGTTTTGAAGATATTGTTGCAGTTAATGCCTTATACCGGCCCGGTCCAATAAATAATATTGATCATTTCATCAATAGAAAACATGGAAAGGAAAGGGTTCAATATCCTGACCCTAGTTTAAAGAAAATTTTAGGCACTACCTACGGGGTTTTGGTTTATCAAGAGCAAGTTATGCAAACAGCTCAAGTTTTAGCAGGTTTTTCTTTAGGAGAGGCTGATCTGTTAAGACGTGCAATGTCTAAGAAAAATGCAGATGTAATTCAGCGTGAACGAGCTAAGTTTATTGAAGGTGCAATTAAATTAGGCCGTAAAAAGGAAACCGCTGAAAAAGTTTATGACTACATTGCACAGTTTGCTAATTATGGATTTAATCGTTCTCATGCCGTTGCCTACAGTAAGATTGCTTTTTGGCTTGCTTATTTTAAAGTGCATTATCCCGGAGCCTTTTATTTAGCTTTGTTAAACAGCAATATGGGTAATCGAAATAAAATTGCACAATACCTAATGCAAGCTCAAGAAGCTGGAATTAAGATTTTGCCACCTGATATTGAAAATAGTAAGGCAGATTTTTCATTAGAGAATGGAAAAATTTTAGTTGGATTAAAGGCAATTCGGGGATTAAGAAGCGACTTATTGAAGCAAATTTTAGAAATTAAGCGTCCAATTAAGTCGATGACCGATTTTCTCTGGAAAATAGATAATAATTTGCTGAGTGCAGATGCGGTCGAAAATTTAATCAAGGCCGGAACTTTTGATCGACTAGCTCCTAATAGAAATGAACTGTTAAAAATAAATAAAGATTTAGTTGAGAGTGTAAAAATGGCAGGCTCAAATTTATCGTTATTCGAAACATTAGAGCCTAAAGTAGAAGAAGAAAAAATGCCAACTGCAGCTGAAAAATCAGCGATGGAAGTTGAAGCTATGGGTTTTAGTACTGGCATTAATCCGATTATTGCGGTTCAAAAATATGCTCGAAAGTTTAATGCAAAACGATTACAAGTTTTTGAGAGTAATGAACAAGGAATTGCAGTTGGAAAGTTAATGAAGGTTAAACCAATTACCACAAAAAAAGGTGATAATATGGCTTTTGCTGTTTTTAGTGATACTAGTGGCGAAAAAGACTTTACTATTTTTCCTCAAGTCTGGGAAAAAGTAGGTGAGAACTTGAAGATTGGTAAGATATATTTACTTCAAGTTAGGACACAAAGTGATCGTTTTAACCCTAACAAAATTCAATTTCTACTTTCTAATGCTCGGCAAGTTAATTTTAAAGATTAA
- a CDS encoding bifunctional metallophosphatase/5'-nucleotidase, which produces MKLVILHSSDTHGFLMPTDYQDKNNYDAPISLSRVSSVVKSEKEKYGVDNVLVTDSGDCLQGSPLASFTHKLPEEEGLRKFTEAYNEVGYDARALGNHDFNYGLDYLSYYVDNNRAPFINDNVLDAETNVPFFGKEYTIIEKAGLKIGIMGITTQYISHWESEDHIKGLKFVSGYDVLSKLAKKLRPQVDILCAMYHGGFESDPLTGEATEPHTGENEGYKILTEIPEIDVFLTGHQHRRLNLVTRDTAIVQPGYRGEAVGKVVIDFDKDEKGKVKINEMTTELIDSKDYAPDTAIEKIVKSLDEETQKWLDQPIAHLSEPAPIENAIKGRIEGAPFINLIQQMQLWFTGADVSATAIMSESAHGFSKNVTMREVLLNYPYANQLCIVNLTGKELKEIIEYSAGFLEKDKDGKIKFIDRWITPKPMLYHFDLFYPVKYEADLSKPVGQRLTKVTLDGKDLEDDKVYKLAVNNYRALGGGFYPAYSMDKIEKIFDQDYVQMFSEYLTHDDIKVDTSKNYKFY; this is translated from the coding sequence ATGAAACTAGTTATTTTACACTCAAGTGATACGCATGGCTTTTTAATGCCAACTGATTATCAAGATAAAAACAATTATGATGCACCAATTTCACTTAGCCGAGTAAGTAGTGTCGTAAAAAGTGAAAAAGAAAAATATGGTGTAGATAATGTTTTAGTTACAGATAGTGGAGATTGTTTGCAAGGATCTCCTTTAGCTAGCTTTACACATAAGCTCCCTGAAGAGGAAGGATTACGTAAATTTACTGAAGCTTATAATGAAGTAGGCTATGATGCACGTGCATTGGGGAACCATGATTTTAATTATGGATTAGATTACTTGTCATATTACGTGGATAATAACCGTGCTCCGTTTATTAATGACAATGTTTTAGATGCAGAAACTAATGTGCCTTTTTTTGGTAAAGAATACACTATTATTGAAAAGGCTGGCCTAAAAATAGGAATTATGGGAATTACTACCCAATATATTTCTCACTGGGAATCAGAAGATCATATCAAAGGATTAAAGTTTGTTTCTGGTTATGATGTACTTTCTAAATTAGCTAAGAAATTGCGCCCACAGGTCGATATTCTTTGTGCTATGTATCATGGTGGCTTTGAGAGTGATCCTTTGACTGGGGAAGCAACTGAGCCCCACACTGGTGAAAACGAAGGATATAAGATTTTAACTGAAATTCCTGAAATTGATGTCTTTTTAACTGGACATCAACATCGTCGTTTAAACTTAGTTACCCGGGATACTGCAATTGTTCAACCCGGATATCGAGGAGAAGCTGTTGGTAAAGTAGTTATTGATTTTGACAAGGATGAAAAAGGCAAGGTCAAGATTAATGAGATGACTACTGAATTAATTGATAGCAAAGATTACGCCCCTGATACAGCTATTGAAAAGATTGTTAAGAGCCTTGATGAAGAGACTCAAAAGTGGTTAGATCAACCAATTGCTCACTTATCTGAGCCTGCTCCAATTGAAAATGCAATTAAGGGGAGAATCGAGGGAGCTCCATTCATTAACCTTATCCAGCAAATGCAGCTTTGGTTTACTGGTGCAGATGTTTCAGCTACTGCAATTATGTCAGAATCAGCTCATGGATTTTCAAAGAATGTTACTATGAGAGAAGTTTTGCTTAATTATCCATACGCAAATCAGCTTTGCATTGTTAACCTTACTGGAAAAGAATTAAAGGAAATCATTGAATATTCAGCTGGTTTCTTAGAAAAAGACAAGGACGGTAAAATTAAATTTATCGATCGCTGGATTACACCAAAACCAATGTTATATCATTTTGATCTTTTCTATCCTGTTAAATACGAAGCTGATTTATCTAAGCCAGTTGGTCAAAGATTGACTAAGGTGACTTTAGATGGTAAGGATCTTGAAGATGACAAGGTTTATAAGTTAGCTGTGAACAATTATCGTGCTCTCGGTGGAGGTTTCTACCCAGCTTACAGTATGGATAAAATTGAAAAGATCTTTGACCAAGATTATGTTCAAATGTTTAGTGAGTACTTAACTCATGATGATATTAAAGTAGATACAAGTAAGAATTATAAATTTTACTAA
- the rpmF gene encoding 50S ribosomal protein L32: protein MAVPARKTSKQKKRSRRGHIKLTTPAMHYDATTGEYRLSHRVSPKGFYKGRQVANENKQQNND from the coding sequence ATGGCAGTTCCTGCAAGAAAAACTTCTAAGCAAAAGAAACGTTCACGTCGTGGTCATATTAAATTAACCACACCAGCAATGCATTACGATGCTACTACTGGTGAATACCGTTTAAGCCACCGCGTTTCACCAAAGGGCTTTTACAAAGGCCGTCAAGTTGCTAACGAAAACAAGCAACAAAATAACGATTAA
- a CDS encoding YjzD family protein codes for MRYIITVIWSCIFCEIIGFIAASLTQMQFNPMQSLIIGAVFGLLFAIIIPAITAKSHKDKSKYSKL; via the coding sequence ATGCGCTACATTATTACAGTGATTTGGTCATGCATTTTTTGCGAAATTATCGGTTTTATTGCTGCATCTTTAACTCAGATGCAATTTAATCCTATGCAATCTTTGATTATTGGCGCAGTCTTTGGCTTGCTCTTTGCAATTATTATTCCTGCCATTACTGCCAAAAGTCATAAAGACAAAAGTAAGTATAGTAAATTATAA
- the pfkA gene encoding 6-phosphofructokinase: protein MKRIGILTSGGDAPGMNAAIRAVTRTALANGIEVCGIRYGYAGLVAGDIFQMTSETVADKISRGGTFLYSARFPEFKEEEVQLKGIEQLKKHGIDALVVIGGDGSYHGALKLTSHGYNAIGLPGSIDNDIPYTDYTIGFDTACNTAMEAIDKIRDTATSHQRVFVVNVMGRDCGDIAMHVGVATGADAIVIPEEPYDIKEIAENLKQGFANGKKHGIVVLAEGVMDAEKFKDELLKYGDFDARANVLGHMQRGGSPTMRDRVVASEMGAYAVKLLLEGKGGLAVGMENNKLTHHDILDLFDAKHHGNYALYSLNKDLAK, encoded by the coding sequence ATGAAACGGATTGGTATTTTAACTAGTGGTGGAGATGCCCCTGGTATGAACGCTGCCATTAGAGCTGTTACTCGTACAGCTTTGGCAAACGGTATCGAAGTTTGCGGAATTCGTTATGGATATGCTGGTTTAGTTGCTGGTGATATTTTCCAAATGACTTCTGAAACAGTTGCGGATAAAATTAGCCGCGGCGGTACTTTTCTTTATTCAGCTCGTTTCCCAGAATTTAAGGAAGAAGAAGTTCAACTTAAGGGAATCGAACAATTAAAGAAGCACGGAATCGATGCTTTAGTTGTCATTGGTGGTGATGGTTCTTACCACGGTGCATTGAAGCTTACAAGCCATGGCTATAATGCTATTGGTCTTCCTGGTTCAATTGACAACGATATTCCTTATACTGATTACACAATTGGTTTTGACACTGCATGTAATACTGCAATGGAAGCCATTGATAAGATTCGTGATACTGCAACAAGTCACCAACGTGTATTTGTTGTAAATGTTATGGGTCGTGATTGTGGGGATATCGCAATGCACGTTGGTGTTGCTACCGGTGCTGACGCAATTGTTATTCCAGAAGAACCTTATGACATTAAGGAAATTGCTGAAAACTTGAAGCAAGGATTTGCTAATGGTAAGAAACATGGAATCGTTGTTTTAGCTGAAGGTGTTATGGACGCTGAAAAATTTAAGGATGAACTTCTTAAATATGGTGACTTTGACGCTCGTGCTAATGTATTGGGCCATATGCAACGTGGCGGAAGCCCAACAATGCGTGACCGTGTAGTAGCAAGTGAAATGGGTGCCTACGCTGTTAAGTTATTACTTGAAGGTAAAGGCGGCTTAGCTGTTGGTATGGAAAACAACAAGCTTACTCACCATGATATTCTTGATTTGTTTGATGCAAAACACCACGGTAATTATGCGTTATACTCATTAAACAAAGACTTAGCCAAGTAG